One Segnochrobactrum spirostomi genomic window carries:
- a CDS encoding MBG domain-containing protein has protein sequence MRSAFGRESKRLFTSVALVVGFAGPGFAQSLPTGGSVAAGAATIATPSGTSLVVTQTSRNAVINWRSFSVGQGNAVAFQNGSGATLNRVTGNVPSRLDGTITATGSLFLVNPAGITIGTTGRIATGGSFLASTFDVLDADFMKGGDLTFKGASTASVVNYGEIGSLGGDVALIARKVENAGTITAPNGTAALAAGYEVLVRDGDLDGGKFVVKVGGADTEAKTSGKIRAAAAELRANGGNVYALAGNTDGVIAATGTAKKGGRIFLTAGDSGTVEVSQKVVARAAASGGKAKGGAIRVSGKTVAVSGTLDAKGDGDSGGSIVVSGNAITLGSTSRLDASGTIGGTVLVGGDFQGGKNAATNYLTETVATAKTVDVASGATIAADGSVGAGGKVVVWSDEHTTFQGAISATGATVGGHAEVSGKAVLDYRGTADLRSATGRFGTLLLDPYNVTISTGADTGMTGFTASADDSVLNVNTLQSALAGANVTVTTGSGGTQAGNITVAAPITWSSGSTLTLSAYGSIFVNANVTGGSTSSLVLRADNAGTGTGTVTIGSGIKATASGGVSIFYNPSSYTAPTSYATNAGTSTTITAYMLVNNVNQLQAINTNLAGTYALGKDIDASATASWNSGAGFVPLGGVATSFTGTFDGLNKVITGLTINVASSSYIYVGLFGRIGSGATVRNVGLIGGTISATATGATTIIGALVGYNYLGKITGSYATSVVNGTSIRTSNPLDPIPYQGGEAYVGGLVGYNAGTLNTSYSNGNVSGTGYIVYAGGLVGTNSLGAIAQVYASGAVTATATGGGGSYAGGLVGNNGSGATISKAYALGGVSASGNIVVAGGLVGYNYNSISTTYATGRVSGSGSSVYLGGLVGYHYVGTITSAFWDKDTTGQANGLGSGSSSGVTGLSTSQARTQGAYTGWNFTTDWYQAGDMRPVGRWEAARADASGVVTITNIRQLALVGANLAGSYILGSDIDATETVGTDAAGIWGTAGFVPIGGSSGSTRFTGTFDGESHKIKGLTINVTNATPGYYGLFGYTDMGGTIKNLQLDGGSVTISGSNGSLYVGMLAGYTYGTVTGVSASGAVNVSNTDSNETFGGGLIGQSYGAVINSTATGNVTVSADSDAYGGGLVGSALGDLTGVHASGTISVSSGGQGFAGGLAGLTTGTVSTAYASGAVSAEGTTAAFAGGLIGYAAGGSVNTVYATGAIQANATYITKAGGLVGEADGANITTAYATGATSATSRSDNAFSGGLVGYQGNGSISTAYATGAATASGVNSYAGGLAGYSSGSVSETYATGAVTATATNQAKAGGLIGFMSGTLSGSFFDLDTTHQTNGVGTNPNATGVTGLTTSVFQNTNEFASLAFRNDWALGGKWAPSSAGYYPELFALTPVVWVNQVNSSSTYGSSSATITSSSGVGGTGTYAFGPTGDSLTLPGGTVAVDPTTSAGTHSSPIVAQNTTATSQDGVSYRLFYYSAYNGNTLIVAPATLTVTATGTQTYGSTTPTYGFTATGWQNGQTDSNLTGLAYSTSASAASNVGGTYTASATGGTLTGAASGNYTIVYQSGTFTITPASLTVTATGTQTYGSTSPTYGFTASGWLNGQSDANLTGLVYSTSASAASNVGGTYTASATGGLLTGLANGNYTLNFVSGAFTVTPATLEIGVRGGQTYGSTSPTFIISTTGWQNGQSDANLTGLVYSTNATATSNVGNGYTSTVSGGALTGAAAGNYVLSYLDGPFKVTPATLTVTATGTQTYGSTSPTYAFTASGWQNGQSDANLTNVAYMTTADAAANAGGSYTASATSGTLTGPAAGNYTLVFQSGAFNVTPATLTVTATGTQTYGSTSPTYGFTASGWQNGQSDANLTNLAFSTTASAVSNAGGTYNASASGGTLTGQAAGNYTIAYQSGAFSVTPATLTVTATGTQTYGSTSPTYAFTATGWKNGQTDANLTGLAYSTSATATSNAGGSYSAGATGGTLTGAAAGNYTIAYQSGAFAVTPATLTVAVTGTQTYGSTSPTYAFTATGWQNGQTDGYLVGLVYSSTADATSNAGGAYTASATGGQLTGPADGNYTLDFVSGAFTVTPAQLYVRFRGSQTYGSTTPSYMFDIFGWQNGQTDANLTGLVFSTNATAASNVGTNYTASASGGTLTGPAAGNYSISYTSRGFRVDPASLIVTATGTQTYGSTSPTYAFTATGWQNGQSDANLTGLTYSTTANATSNVGGTYSASAAGGTLEGAASGNYMISFQSGAFTVTPARLTVAANDASKIYDGQAFSGGNGVTYTGFVNNEDASALGGTLGYGGTAQGAVNAGTYAITASGLTSGNYAITYEAGSLIVGQRAITVAANAKAMTYGDGVPGLTWSVTSGNLVNGDTLAGSLATTASSTANVGTYAISRGTLDNANYAIAYQAGAVTVAQRTITVAADAKAMTYGDGVPGLTWSVTSGNLVNGDTLSGALATAASPTANVGTYAVTQGTLAASANYALTYVDGVLNVTPRAITVAGNDAAMVAGTAVPALGWSVIHGSLVDGDALSGALATAATAGSPAGVYAILQGTLGASANYALTYVPGALTVTAAPVPPNTAGVPPVAVAAALAATPNRFVETSASNATVVFTTSTTSPLTVTGGESGGTATQASGGSASGGTTEASGSGCTGGATSSAACTATPHPENRRVGRFLTFSAATPRPSPTGNGAATVQ, from the coding sequence ATGCGTTCGGCTTTTGGTCGCGAATCGAAGCGTCTTTTCACGAGCGTGGCGCTCGTCGTCGGCTTTGCCGGACCGGGCTTCGCCCAGTCGCTGCCGACCGGAGGCTCCGTCGCAGCCGGTGCGGCCACCATCGCGACGCCCTCGGGCACAAGCCTCGTCGTCACCCAGACCTCGCGCAACGCCGTCATCAATTGGCGGTCGTTCTCCGTAGGTCAGGGCAACGCCGTCGCCTTCCAAAACGGCTCCGGTGCGACGCTGAACCGCGTCACCGGCAACGTCCCCTCCCGTCTCGACGGCACGATCACCGCGACCGGCTCGCTCTTCCTCGTCAATCCGGCGGGTATAACCATCGGCACGACGGGCCGCATCGCCACCGGCGGCTCGTTCCTCGCCTCCACCTTCGACGTGCTCGATGCCGACTTCATGAAGGGCGGTGACCTCACCTTCAAAGGCGCCTCCACCGCGAGCGTGGTGAACTACGGCGAGATAGGTTCGCTGGGCGGCGACGTCGCCCTCATCGCCCGCAAGGTCGAGAATGCCGGTACCATCACCGCTCCGAACGGCACCGCGGCGCTCGCCGCCGGTTACGAGGTGCTCGTCCGTGACGGCGACCTCGATGGCGGCAAGTTCGTGGTCAAGGTCGGCGGCGCCGACACCGAGGCGAAGACGAGCGGCAAGATCCGCGCCGCGGCGGCGGAACTGCGCGCCAACGGCGGCAACGTCTATGCGCTGGCCGGCAACACCGACGGCGTCATCGCCGCAACCGGCACCGCCAAGAAAGGCGGCCGCATCTTCCTCACCGCCGGGGATAGCGGCACCGTCGAGGTGAGCCAAAAGGTCGTGGCGCGGGCGGCCGCCTCCGGCGGCAAGGCGAAGGGCGGCGCCATCCGCGTCTCGGGCAAGACGGTCGCCGTCTCGGGCACGCTCGACGCCAAGGGCGACGGCGATTCCGGCGGCTCGATCGTGGTGAGCGGCAACGCCATCACGCTCGGCTCGACCTCCCGCCTCGACGCCTCGGGCACCATCGGCGGCACGGTGCTCGTCGGCGGCGACTTCCAGGGCGGCAAGAATGCCGCCACGAACTATCTGACCGAGACGGTGGCGACGGCGAAGACGGTCGACGTCGCGTCGGGCGCGACGATCGCGGCGGACGGCAGCGTCGGCGCAGGCGGCAAGGTCGTCGTCTGGTCGGACGAGCACACGACGTTCCAGGGCGCGATCAGCGCGACGGGCGCGACGGTGGGCGGCCACGCCGAGGTGTCCGGCAAGGCCGTGCTCGATTATCGCGGCACCGCGGACCTGCGCTCGGCCACCGGCCGCTTCGGTACCCTGCTGCTCGATCCCTACAATGTGACGATCTCGACCGGCGCCGATACGGGGATGACCGGTTTCACCGCCAGCGCCGACGACAGCGTGCTCAACGTCAACACATTGCAGAGCGCGCTCGCCGGCGCCAATGTGACGGTCACGACCGGGTCGGGCGGCACTCAGGCCGGAAACATCACGGTCGCGGCCCCGATCACATGGTCGAGCGGCTCGACGCTGACGCTGTCGGCCTACGGCAGCATTTTCGTCAATGCCAACGTCACCGGGGGATCAACCTCCTCTCTCGTGCTGCGCGCGGACAACGCGGGTACCGGCACTGGGACGGTCACCATCGGCAGCGGCATCAAGGCGACCGCCTCCGGCGGCGTTTCGATCTTCTACAACCCGTCGAGCTACACGGCGCCGACGAGCTATGCCACTAACGCCGGAACGAGCACGACCATCACCGCCTACATGCTGGTGAACAACGTCAATCAACTCCAGGCGATCAACACCAACCTCGCCGGCACCTACGCCCTCGGCAAAGACATCGACGCTAGCGCCACGGCGAGCTGGAACAGCGGCGCCGGATTTGTGCCACTGGGCGGAGTCGCTACGAGCTTCACAGGCACCTTCGACGGCTTGAACAAGGTCATCACGGGCCTGACGATAAACGTGGCGAGCAGTTCTTATATTTACGTTGGCTTATTCGGGAGAATCGGTAGCGGCGCAACGGTCCGGAACGTCGGCCTGATAGGCGGAACCATCAGCGCAACTGCCACCGGAGCAACTACGATCATCGGCGCTCTCGTAGGATATAATTATTTAGGAAAAATAACGGGATCCTATGCAACGAGCGTCGTTAATGGAACTTCTATAAGGACATCAAATCCACTGGATCCCATTCCATACCAAGGTGGCGAGGCTTACGTTGGGGGGCTCGTCGGATATAATGCAGGCACTCTAAATACATCATATTCAAACGGCAATGTCTCTGGCACGGGATATATAGTATATGCTGGCGGCTTGGTCGGCACCAATTCGTTAGGTGCAATAGCGCAAGTCTACGCTAGCGGCGCGGTAACGGCGACAGCCACAGGCGGTGGCGGATCTTATGCAGGAGGTCTGGTCGGCAATAACGGTTCCGGGGCAACGATCTCGAAGGCATACGCCTTGGGAGGTGTTTCAGCCAGCGGCAATATCGTAGTTGCCGGCGGTCTCGTCGGATACAATTATAACTCCATATCGACCACATACGCGACGGGTCGAGTTTCGGGCTCTGGCTCGTCCGTGTATCTCGGAGGACTTGTCGGTTACCACTACGTTGGGACGATCACCTCCGCCTTTTGGGACAAGGACACAACCGGGCAAGCGAACGGGCTCGGCTCCGGCTCGTCGAGCGGGGTTACGGGTCTGTCGACGTCCCAGGCACGCACACAGGGCGCGTACACCGGCTGGAACTTCACGACCGACTGGTACCAAGCGGGCGATATGCGCCCTGTCGGCCGCTGGGAGGCAGCGCGGGCCGACGCGAGTGGCGTCGTCACCATAACGAACATCCGTCAGCTCGCCCTAGTCGGCGCCAATCTGGCGGGCTCGTATATCCTGGGTTCCGACATCGACGCGACTGAAACCGTCGGCACGGATGCCGCCGGCATCTGGGGCACCGCAGGGTTCGTGCCAATCGGTGGATCATCGGGCAGCACTCGGTTCACGGGCACGTTCGATGGGGAAAGCCACAAGATTAAAGGCCTCACGATCAACGTGACGAACGCGACCCCCGGCTATTACGGCCTGTTCGGCTATACAGACATGGGAGGCACCATCAAGAATCTCCAACTGGACGGGGGAAGCGTCACGATTTCCGGCTCGAACGGCAGCCTCTACGTCGGCATGCTTGCTGGATATACGTATGGTACCGTCACGGGTGTCTCAGCATCCGGGGCCGTGAACGTCTCGAATACGGACAGCAACGAGACTTTTGGCGGCGGCTTGATCGGTCAAAGCTATGGTGCCGTCATCAATTCCACGGCGACGGGCAACGTCACGGTGTCGGCGGACTCGGACGCCTATGGCGGCGGTCTGGTCGGCTCGGCGTTGGGTGACCTGACCGGAGTCCATGCGTCCGGGACCATCAGTGTGAGCTCGGGTGGACAGGGGTTCGCGGGCGGGCTTGCCGGCCTGACGACCGGCACGGTCTCCACGGCCTACGCAAGCGGTGCCGTCTCGGCAGAAGGGACGACCGCCGCGTTCGCCGGCGGTCTGATCGGGTACGCCGCCGGCGGCTCCGTCAACACCGTCTATGCAACAGGCGCGATTCAAGCGAACGCGACGTACATCACCAAGGCGGGCGGTCTCGTTGGTGAAGCAGACGGCGCAAATATCACCACCGCTTATGCAACCGGCGCCACCAGTGCCACGAGCCGCAGCGACAACGCCTTCAGCGGCGGCCTAGTGGGCTACCAAGGCAATGGTTCGATATCCACCGCCTATGCGACCGGCGCGGCGACGGCATCCGGCGTCAACAGCTACGCAGGCGGTTTGGCCGGCTACAGCTCCGGCTCGGTGTCCGAGACTTACGCGACAGGCGCCGTCACGGCGACCGCCACGAACCAAGCCAAAGCAGGCGGCCTCATTGGCTTCATGTCGGGCACACTGAGCGGGTCCTTCTTCGACCTTGACACGACCCACCAGACCAACGGCGTCGGAACGAACCCAAATGCGACGGGTGTCACGGGACTGACGACCAGCGTGTTCCAGAATACGAATGAGTTCGCCAGTCTTGCTTTTCGCAACGACTGGGCTCTCGGCGGCAAATGGGCGCCCTCGAGCGCCGGCTATTATCCGGAGCTCTTCGCCCTCACGCCGGTCGTCTGGGTCAATCAAGTGAACTCGAGCTCGACCTACGGCAGCTCCTCGGCCACCATCACCTCGAGCAGCGGCGTCGGCGGCACGGGAACCTATGCCTTCGGTCCGACCGGGGACAGCCTGACGCTGCCAGGCGGCACGGTGGCGGTCGATCCGACAACGAGCGCCGGGACGCATTCCTCGCCGATCGTCGCGCAGAACACCACGGCGACGAGCCAGGACGGCGTCTCCTATCGCCTCTTCTACTACAGTGCTTATAACGGCAATACATTGATCGTCGCGCCGGCCACCCTGACGGTGACCGCGACCGGCACCCAGACCTACGGCTCGACGACGCCCACCTACGGCTTCACGGCGACCGGCTGGCAGAACGGCCAGACCGACTCCAACCTGACCGGGCTCGCCTATTCGACGAGTGCCTCCGCCGCCTCGAACGTCGGTGGCACCTACACGGCGAGCGCGACCGGCGGCACGCTGACCGGCGCCGCCTCGGGCAACTACACGATCGTCTACCAGTCAGGCACCTTCACCATCACCCCGGCCTCGCTCACGGTGACGGCGACGGGCACCCAGACCTACGGCTCGACGAGCCCGACTTACGGCTTCACGGCATCGGGCTGGCTGAACGGCCAGAGCGACGCCAACCTCACCGGTCTCGTCTATTCCACGAGCGCCTCCGCCGCCTCGAACGTCGGCGGCACCTACACCGCGAGCGCCACCGGCGGCTTGCTGACGGGGCTCGCAAACGGCAACTACACGCTCAACTTCGTCTCCGGCGCCTTCACCGTCACGCCGGCGACGCTGGAAATCGGCGTTCGCGGCGGCCAGACCTACGGCTCGACGAGCCCGACCTTCATCATCTCGACGACCGGCTGGCAGAACGGGCAATCGGACGCCAACCTGACCGGGCTCGTCTATTCCACGAACGCCACCGCGACGTCGAATGTCGGCAACGGCTACACCTCGACCGTGAGCGGCGGCGCTCTGACCGGCGCAGCGGCGGGCAATTATGTCCTCAGCTATCTCGACGGGCCCTTCAAGGTGACCCCGGCGACCCTGACGGTGACCGCCACCGGGACCCAGACCTACGGTTCGACGAGCCCGACCTACGCCTTCACCGCGAGCGGCTGGCAGAACGGTCAGAGCGACGCCAATCTGACCAACGTCGCCTATATGACGACGGCCGACGCCGCCGCGAATGCCGGCGGGAGCTATACGGCGAGCGCCACGAGCGGCACGCTGACCGGCCCCGCCGCCGGCAACTACACGCTCGTCTTCCAATCCGGGGCCTTCAACGTGACGCCGGCAACGCTCACGGTCACGGCGACGGGCACCCAGACCTACGGTTCGACGAGCCCGACCTACGGCTTCACCGCGAGCGGCTGGCAGAACGGCCAGAGCGACGCCAACCTCACCAACCTCGCGTTCTCGACCACCGCCAGCGCGGTCTCGAACGCCGGCGGCACCTATAATGCGAGCGCGTCCGGCGGCACTCTGACCGGACAAGCCGCGGGCAATTATACGATCGCCTACCAATCCGGCGCCTTCAGCGTCACCCCGGCGACCCTCACGGTGACCGCGACGGGCACACAGACCTACGGGTCCACGAGCCCGACCTATGCCTTCACGGCGACCGGTTGGAAGAACGGCCAGACCGACGCCAACCTCACCGGCCTCGCTTATTCCACGAGCGCGACCGCAACGTCGAACGCCGGCGGAAGCTATAGTGCGGGCGCGACCGGCGGCACGCTGACCGGCGCGGCGGCCGGCAACTACACGATCGCCTATCAATCCGGCGCCTTCGCCGTGACCCCGGCCACCCTCACCGTGGCGGTCACGGGCACCCAGACCTATGGCTCGACGAGCCCGACCTATGCCTTCACGGCGACCGGCTGGCAGAACGGTCAGACCGACGGCTACCTCGTCGGTCTCGTCTATTCCTCGACGGCCGATGCCACGTCCAATGCCGGCGGGGCCTACACCGCCAGCGCCACCGGAGGCCAACTGACCGGGCCTGCCGACGGCAACTACACCCTCGACTTCGTTTCGGGCGCCTTCACCGTGACGCCGGCGCAGCTCTACGTCCGCTTCCGCGGATCCCAGACCTACGGCTCCACGACCCCGAGCTATATGTTCGACATATTCGGCTGGCAGAACGGCCAGACCGATGCGAACCTGACGGGCCTCGTCTTCTCCACGAACGCGACGGCGGCCTCCAATGTCGGCACCAACTACACCGCGAGCGCGAGCGGTGGCACGCTGACCGGTCCTGCGGCCGGAAACTATTCCATCAGCTATACGAGCCGCGGATTCCGGGTCGACCCGGCGTCCCTCATTGTGACCGCGACCGGCACCCAGACCTACGGGTCCACGAGCCCGACCTACGCCTTCACCGCAACCGGCTGGCAGAACGGACAGAGCGACGCCAATCTCACGGGGCTCACCTATTCCACGACCGCGAATGCAACCTCGAATGTCGGCGGCACCTATAGTGCGAGCGCCGCAGGTGGCACGCTCGAAGGTGCCGCGTCCGGCAACTATATGATCTCCTTCCAGTCGGGTGCTTTCACCGTGACCCCAGCGAGGTTGACGGTGGCGGCGAACGATGCGTCGAAGATCTATGACGGGCAGGCATTCTCAGGCGGCAACGGCGTCACCTATACCGGCTTCGTCAACAATGAGGATGCCTCCGCCCTGGGCGGGACGCTTGGTTACGGCGGGACGGCGCAAGGCGCGGTCAACGCCGGGACCTATGCCATCACCGCGTCCGGGCTGACCTCAGGCAACTACGCGATCACCTACGAAGCTGGCAGCCTGATCGTCGGCCAGCGGGCGATCACGGTCGCGGCGAATGCGAAGGCGATGACCTACGGCGACGGCGTGCCGGGGCTGACCTGGAGCGTCACGAGCGGCAACCTCGTCAACGGCGACACGCTCGCCGGCTCGTTGGCGACGACCGCCTCCTCGACCGCCAACGTCGGCACCTATGCGATCAGTCGGGGGACGCTCGACAACGCGAACTACGCGATCGCCTACCAGGCAGGCGCGGTCACCGTCGCCCAGCGGACGATCACCGTCGCAGCGGACGCGAAGGCGATGACCTACGGCGACGGCGTGCCGGGGCTGACGTGGAGCGTCACGAGTGGCAACCTCGTCAACGGCGACACGCTCTCCGGCGCGCTCGCGACCGCGGCCTCGCCGACCGCGAATGTCGGCACCTATGCCGTCACCCAGGGCACACTCGCGGCCTCCGCCAACTACGCGCTCACCTATGTCGACGGTGTGCTGAATGTGACGCCGCGAGCGATCACGGTGGCGGGGAACGATGCGGCGATGGTCGCGGGGACGGCGGTGCCGGCGCTCGGTTGGTCGGTGATCCATGGTTCGCTCGTCGACGGCGACGCGCTCTCCGGCGCGCTCGCCACAGCGGCGACGGCCGGGTCGCCCGCCGGTGTCTACGCCATCCTCCAGGGTACGCTCGGCGCCTCGGCGAACTATGCGCTGACCTACGTTCCGGGCGCACTCACGGTGACGGCCGCGCCCGTGCCACCGAACACGGCGGGCGTTCCGCCGGTCGCGGTCGCGGCCGCGCTCGCGGCGACGCCGAACCGCTTCGTCGAGACCTCGGCCTCCAACGCCACCGTCGTGTTCACCACGAGCACGACGTCGCCCCTCACGGTGACCGGCGGCGAGAGCGGCGGCACGGCGACCCAGGCGTCGGGTGGTTCAGCCAGCGGCGGCACGACGGAGGCGAGCGGCTCCGGCTGCACCGGCGGGGCGACGTCGAGTGCCGCCTGCACGGCGACGCCGCATCCCGAGAACCGCCGCGTCGGCCGCTTCCTCACCTTCTCCGCCGCCACCCCGCGGCCGTCGCCGACTGGCAACGGTGCTGCGACGGTGCAATGA
- a CDS encoding MarR family winged helix-turn-helix transcriptional regulator, with translation MTSAETPKTVPPPAGTACPEGRLSRPTTTRDGVEILDITNYTPFFLSSINNALSRGASSLYRERFGIGISEWRAVSMLAIEPDITAARICEVINLDKAAASRALATLDEFGFLQSEVSETDPRKKRWRLNRKGYELHEAIMRIALAREETLIDGADPQDLEATIRVMRLMLKNLRNL, from the coding sequence ATGACATCCGCCGAGACGCCGAAGACCGTGCCGCCGCCAGCCGGTACAGCCTGCCCGGAAGGCCGCCTGTCGCGCCCGACCACGACACGCGACGGCGTCGAGATCCTCGACATCACGAACTACACGCCGTTTTTCCTGTCCAGCATCAACAACGCGCTGTCGCGCGGTGCCTCAAGCCTCTACCGCGAGCGCTTCGGGATCGGCATCAGCGAGTGGCGGGCCGTCTCGATGCTGGCGATCGAGCCCGACATCACGGCGGCGCGGATCTGCGAGGTCATCAATCTCGACAAGGCAGCCGCCAGCCGGGCATTGGCGACGCTCGACGAGTTCGGCTTTCTTCAATCCGAAGTGTCGGAGACGGATCCTCGCAAGAAGCGCTGGCGCCTCAACCGTAAGGGCTACGAACTGCACGAAGCGATCATGCGGATCGCGCTCGCCCGTGAGGAGACCTTGATCGACGGGGCCGATCCGCAGGACCTCGAGGCGACCATCCGCGTGATGCGGCTGATGCTGAAGAACCTGCGCAACCTATAG
- a CDS encoding 2Fe-2S iron-sulfur cluster-binding protein, with product MPKIVFMSFDGARSVVDARAGDSVMRAAISNGVDGIVGECGGAMMCATCHCYVDDAWIEAVGARADGEEDMLESAVGVVKPSSRLSCQIRVRADLDGLVVHLPQRQT from the coding sequence ATGCCAAAGATCGTTTTCATGTCTTTCGACGGCGCCCGATCCGTCGTCGACGCCCGCGCCGGCGACAGCGTGATGCGCGCCGCCATCTCGAACGGCGTCGACGGGATCGTCGGCGAATGCGGCGGCGCCATGATGTGCGCCACCTGTCATTGCTATGTCGACGACGCTTGGATCGAAGCGGTCGGCGCGCGGGCCGACGGCGAGGAGGACATGCTCGAAAGCGCCGTCGGCGTGGTGAAACCGTCGAGCCGGCTCTCGTGCCAGATCCGCGTTCGTGCCGATCTCGACGGGCTCGTCGTGCACCTTCCGCAGCGTCAGACGTGA
- a CDS encoding ShlB/FhaC/HecB family hemolysin secretion/activation protein, which yields MIPAGGDRTDAAGLHLAIGGARRRRDAAAIRSRFVPSDREFRPDARSPLRSPGPPLACPARPDARSRPRGGAAGRLRPGPRRRRAQPAPIVGTTGGLAQGTAPATPAEDTAPLGTDLIGIRLIGPDVAVTAKPRSGLSFTGIEGVPAARLDAALKPFLGKPLSRKLVADIQAAIAKTYRGAGRPFVSVTAPPQEVTSGVLQLRVVPFKAGSVKVDDPANAAATDAALAASVRAPQGQIIEGTQVSEDLDWINRYPYRQLNGVFEPGSTPGSSDLTLEVSRAKPWQAYAGWANTGTKETDLNRYFVGFGAGIEALHDLTLSYQLTGSGNLLSNPASINLSGTDWPSYVSQAGRIALPTFARQSIEVAPSFVATSQDAAGDLLTFQNTTFELPILYRSALSNLSSSLAGWGEIYGGVTPRWLSRKTWYQGTDIAEGSAGVFDLVAGWAGSWDHAEGGSTALDVRLLVNPGGLVPGNNDATWETFSNGRVTSAEYAYLYATLTQVTPLVTLPGLSGATFLKGFSWNTSLTGQIAGQALPDTEQLAIGGYYGTRGYTLDDGSVDAGLVLRDELRLPTFPLLGALGLKAPGIGALDDVVSPYAFLDVGYGYNYNLNALQSLEQNANTTLVGLGAGIDYTLAHNVQAGALAGVALTNGPETDRGTVTVQGRFSIAF from the coding sequence ATGATCCCGGCCGGCGGCGACCGAACGGACGCCGCCGGCCTCCACCTTGCGATAGGCGGCGCTCGTCGTCGCCGAGACGCCGCCGCGATCCGATCCCGTTTCGTCCCGTCCGACCGAGAGTTCCGCCCCGATGCCCGCTCGCCGCTCCGTTCTCCCGGCCCGCCTCTCGCCTGCCCTGCTCGGCCTGACGCTCGCAGCCGCCCTCGCGGGGGTGCCGCAGGCCGCCTTCGCCCAGGCCCGCGGCGTCGTCGAGCGCAACCTGCCCCCATCGTCGGAACCACCGGCGGCCTCGCGCAAGGCACCGCCCCCGCCACGCCGGCCGAGGACACCGCGCCCCTCGGCACCGACCTCATCGGCATCCGCCTCATCGGGCCCGACGTCGCCGTCACCGCCAAGCCTCGGTCGGGCCTATCCTTCACCGGCATCGAGGGCGTCCCCGCCGCCCGCCTCGACGCCGCCCTGAAGCCCTTCCTCGGCAAGCCGCTCTCCCGCAAGCTCGTCGCCGATATCCAGGCCGCCATCGCCAAGACCTATCGCGGCGCCGGACGCCCCTTCGTCTCCGTCACCGCCCCGCCCCAGGAGGTCACCTCCGGCGTCCTCCAACTGCGCGTCGTCCCCTTCAAGGCCGGCTCCGTCAAAGTCGACGATCCGGCCAACGCCGCCGCAACCGATGCCGCCCTCGCCGCCTCCGTCCGCGCCCCGCAAGGCCAGATCATCGAGGGAACCCAAGTCTCCGAGGACCTCGACTGGATCAACCGCTATCCCTACCGCCAGCTCAACGGCGTCTTCGAACCCGGCTCGACCCCCGGCTCCAGCGACCTCACCCTCGAGGTCTCCCGCGCCAAGCCCTGGCAGGCCTATGCCGGATGGGCCAACACCGGCACCAAGGAGACCGACCTCAACCGCTACTTCGTCGGCTTCGGCGCCGGCATCGAGGCCCTCCACGACCTCACCCTCTCCTACCAGCTCACCGGCAGCGGCAACCTTCTCTCCAACCCCGCCTCCATCAACCTCTCCGGCACCGACTGGCCCTCCTATGTCAGCCAGGCCGGGCGCATCGCGCTGCCCACCTTCGCCCGCCAGTCGATCGAGGTCGCCCCGAGCTTCGTCGCCACCAGCCAGGACGCCGCCGGCGACCTCCTCACCTTCCAGAACACCACCTTCGAACTGCCGATCCTCTACCGCTCCGCCCTCTCCAACCTCTCCTCCTCCCTCGCCGGCTGGGGCGAGATCTATGGCGGGGTGACGCCGCGCTGGCTGTCGCGCAAGACCTGGTATCAGGGCACCGACATCGCCGAGGGATCGGCCGGCGTGTTCGACCTCGTCGCCGGCTGGGCCGGATCGTGGGATCATGCCGAGGGCGGCTCCACCGCCCTCGACGTCCGCCTCCTCGTCAATCCCGGCGGCCTCGTCCCCGGCAACAATGACGCCACCTGGGAGACCTTCTCGAACGGCCGGGTGACGAGCGCGGAATATGCCTATCTCTATGCGACGCTGACCCAGGTCACCCCGCTCGTCACCCTGCCCGGCCTGTCGGGGGCGACGTTCCTCAAGGGCTTCTCCTGGAACACGAGCCTCACCGGCCAGATCGCCGGCCAGGCGCTGCCGGACACCGAGCAGCTCGCCATCGGCGGCTATTACGGCACCCGCGGCTACACGCTCGACGACGGCAGCGTCGACGCCGGCTTGGTGCTGCGCGACGAACTGCGGCTGCCGACCTTCCCGCTCCTCGGCGCCCTCGGGCTCAAGGCGCCCGGCATCGGCGCCCTCGACGATGTCGTCTCGCCCTACGCCTTCCTCGATGTCGGCTACGGCTACAACTACAACCTCAACGCCCTGCAGAGCCTCGAGCAGAACGCCAACACCACCTTGGTCGGCCTCGGCGCCGGCATCGACTACACCCTCGCCCACAACGTCCAAGCCGGGGCGCTGGCCGGCGTCGCCCTCACCAACGGACCCGAAACAGACCGCGGGACGGTTACGGTCCAGGGGCGCTTCAGCATCGCGTTCTGA